One window of the Candidatus Jettenia sp. genome contains the following:
- the hisS gene encoding histidine--tRNA ligase has product MDLKTEKKTDYIFKAPRGTEDILPEKWTLWKKLENIGRQEFELCGYYEIRTPIFEDTRLFIRSLGDATDIVEKEMYTFADSEDSSITLRPESTAPVMRAYLECELHKTKKFQKFYYIGPQFRKERPQAGRLRQFHQMGIEAVGATDPLLDVETISVATRIFDRLGLKGYKVKINSIGCEKCRPVFRNILKEKLSGHEKELCELCQSRLNRNVFRILDCKNEKCKAISYHMPSINDYLCVECQIHAKAVREALLEIGIPYIVDAHLVRGLDYYTKTVYEITHSSLGARDAICAGGRYDNLISDLGGPSIGSVGFAIGMEATILALENIAAKNKSIYQEVSGPSPSVYIVSIGETKKQCFSLLNFLRKGNISADFDYEGRSPKAQMRMANKMGIKYVIMLGPDESARGDVKVKAMETGEEVTLKQNEVLQWLLDKQSH; this is encoded by the coding sequence ATGGATCTAAAGACGGAGAAGAAAACGGATTACATCTTTAAAGCTCCCCGGGGTACAGAAGATATACTACCAGAAAAATGGACTTTATGGAAAAAACTTGAAAATATCGGACGACAGGAGTTCGAACTCTGCGGATATTACGAGATCCGCACTCCCATTTTCGAAGATACTCGCCTATTTATCAGGAGCCTTGGAGATGCAACCGATATTGTCGAGAAGGAGATGTATACCTTTGCCGATAGTGAAGATTCGAGCATAACCTTACGTCCGGAAAGTACAGCCCCTGTTATGCGCGCATATCTAGAGTGTGAATTACACAAAACAAAAAAATTTCAAAAATTCTACTATATCGGCCCCCAATTCAGAAAGGAACGTCCTCAGGCCGGGAGACTCCGTCAATTTCATCAGATGGGCATAGAAGCAGTAGGCGCAACAGATCCTTTGCTCGATGTGGAAACTATCAGCGTGGCTACCCGGATATTCGACCGACTTGGTCTGAAGGGATACAAGGTCAAGATTAACTCCATTGGCTGTGAGAAATGCAGACCCGTCTTTAGAAATATCCTGAAAGAGAAGCTATCCGGACATGAGAAGGAACTGTGTGAACTCTGTCAGTCACGTCTCAACCGGAATGTATTTCGCATCCTTGACTGTAAAAACGAAAAATGCAAGGCAATCAGTTATCACATGCCCTCTATTAATGATTATTTGTGCGTGGAATGTCAGATTCATGCAAAGGCAGTACGAGAAGCCCTTTTGGAGATTGGCATTCCTTATATTGTTGATGCCCACTTAGTACGAGGGTTGGATTACTATACAAAAACTGTCTATGAAATCACACACTCTTCATTAGGCGCCCGTGATGCAATCTGTGCGGGAGGGAGATATGATAATTTGATCTCTGATCTCGGAGGCCCTTCAATCGGCTCAGTTGGATTTGCTATCGGTATGGAGGCAACGATTCTGGCCCTTGAAAATATTGCAGCAAAAAATAAATCTATATATCAGGAAGTTTCTGGTCCATCTCCCTCTGTCTATATCGTTTCCATTGGTGAAACCAAAAAACAATGCTTTTCTTTACTGAACTTCTTAAGGAAAGGCAATATTTCTGCTGATTTTGATTATGAAGGGAGAAGCCCCAAGGCGCAGATGCGAATGGCAAATAAAATGGGTATAAAATATGTAATTATGCTGGGCCCTGATGAATCGGCACGTGGCGATGTTAAGGTTAAAGCTATGGAAACGGGCGAAGAAGTTACTCTCAAACAAAACGAAGTCCTCCAGTGGTTACTGGACAAACAATCACATTAA
- the aspS gene encoding aspartate--tRNA ligase, translating into MSILKRTHTCGQLRIGDVKSVVILVGWVSSVRDHGGLIFVDLRDRYGITQVVFNPDTGSEFYDIARQLRQEYVIAIKGSVSARPTGTVNPNLDTGEIEVHADTLEVLNKSETPPFEIADESNVSLELRLKYRYLDLRRSIMQKRLIFRHKICQTIREYLDRLNFVDIETPVLTKSTPEGARDYLVPSRVNLGKFYALPQSPQLFKQILMVAGYDRYFQIVRCFRDEDLRAQRQPEFTQMDMEMSFIDENDIIRIIEGLVATVFDKVIGKKVLTPFPRLSYKEAMTSYGCDAPDLRFDMKIKDISDIAQTSNFKVFLDTIKSGGQVRGINATGCGNYSRKDIDDLTTFVGQFGAKGLAWFKVEENGLASSIAKFFPLENQENIQRRMDAKKGDLLLFVADKPKVVSQSLAQLRLHLGHKNKLINTSAFNFSWVVDFPLFDYNEDLQRYEVLHHPFTSPYPDDLPILEEKPLEVKARAYDLVLNGVELGGGSIRIHTPEVQKRVFRLLGIDDTNAAAKFGFLLDALKYGAPPHGGIALGVDRMVTLLLQLDDIREVIAFPKTQKATCLMTNAPSEVDTQQLCDLGIRLTEHT; encoded by the coding sequence ATGTCAATACTCAAGCGAACACATACCTGTGGTCAATTACGCATAGGAGATGTAAAATCGGTCGTAATTCTGGTTGGATGGGTAAGCAGCGTCCGGGATCACGGGGGATTAATCTTTGTTGATTTGCGGGATCGCTATGGCATTACCCAAGTAGTTTTTAATCCAGACACAGGAAGCGAATTTTACGACATTGCCCGTCAGTTAAGACAAGAATATGTTATTGCTATAAAGGGAAGCGTTTCTGCCCGACCAACTGGCACTGTAAATCCCAACCTGGATACCGGAGAAATAGAGGTCCATGCCGATACCCTTGAGGTTTTAAATAAATCCGAGACTCCTCCCTTTGAGATTGCTGATGAGAGTAATGTATCTTTAGAATTAAGATTAAAGTACCGCTATCTGGATTTACGGCGCTCTATCATGCAAAAGCGATTGATCTTCCGGCATAAGATATGCCAGACGATACGTGAATATCTCGACCGTCTAAATTTTGTTGATATCGAGACACCCGTACTAACAAAGAGCACTCCGGAAGGAGCAAGGGATTATCTGGTACCCAGCAGGGTTAATCTGGGAAAGTTTTATGCGCTGCCCCAATCTCCTCAACTCTTCAAACAAATTCTTATGGTAGCAGGTTATGACCGGTACTTCCAGATTGTACGATGCTTTCGGGATGAAGACCTCCGTGCCCAGCGGCAGCCTGAATTTACCCAAATGGATATGGAGATGTCTTTTATTGACGAAAATGATATTATCCGGATCATCGAAGGACTTGTTGCGACCGTTTTTGATAAGGTTATCGGTAAAAAGGTTCTGACCCCTTTTCCCAGGCTTTCTTATAAAGAGGCCATGACCTCTTACGGGTGCGATGCTCCTGATCTGCGCTTTGATATGAAGATAAAGGATATATCTGATATTGCTCAGACTTCAAATTTTAAGGTATTTCTCGATACAATCAAATCAGGCGGGCAAGTTCGGGGTATTAATGCTACTGGCTGTGGAAATTATTCAAGGAAGGATATTGATGATTTAACTACCTTTGTTGGTCAATTTGGAGCTAAGGGTCTCGCATGGTTCAAGGTGGAAGAGAACGGTTTGGCTTCATCGATAGCAAAATTCTTTCCCCTGGAAAATCAGGAAAACATACAACGCCGGATGGATGCAAAGAAAGGGGATTTGCTTCTTTTTGTTGCCGATAAGCCTAAGGTAGTTTCCCAATCACTTGCACAACTCAGGTTACATCTCGGCCATAAAAATAAACTCATTAATACGAGTGCATTTAATTTTTCATGGGTTGTAGACTTTCCATTGTTCGACTATAATGAGGATTTACAGCGGTATGAGGTGCTTCACCATCCGTTTACCTCGCCTTATCCTGACGATCTCCCCATATTGGAAGAAAAACCTCTGGAAGTTAAGGCCCGCGCTTACGATTTAGTGCTCAATGGTGTAGAACTCGGAGGGGGCAGTATCCGTATTCATACCCCTGAAGTGCAAAAAAGGGTTTTCCGCTTACTTGGTATAGATGATACTAATGCTGCTGCAAAATTTGGATTCTTACTTGATGCGCTCAAATACGGTGCTCCACCTCATGGTGGAATTGCTTTAGGTGTAGATCGCATGGTTACGTTACTATTACAGCTCGATGATATTCGGGAGGTTATTGCATTTCCTAAGACACAGAAGGCTACCTGCCTTATGACAAATGCGCCATCGGAGGTCGATACACAACAACTTTGTGATTTAGGGATACGGCTAACAGAACATACATGA
- a CDS encoding tetratricopeptide repeat protein → MKRQMLILLIGAALVILMISFGFLIYLKRLHNSMSYFETVGHYVQQGKLDDAIALLKDGLQKNPHFAEAHAALGMIYNKKDLYDEALSELQTALTINPDLIDVYQEMYLIYRKKGMEDEAKKALDSYEKLKK, encoded by the coding sequence GTGAAACGACAGATGCTTATATTGCTTATCGGGGCTGCCCTTGTAATTCTTATGATTTCATTTGGGTTTCTTATATACCTGAAACGTTTACACAATTCCATGTCCTATTTTGAAACAGTTGGACACTATGTACAGCAAGGCAAGCTCGATGATGCTATTGCCCTTTTGAAAGATGGCTTACAAAAAAACCCACACTTTGCGGAGGCTCACGCTGCTCTGGGAATGATCTATAACAAAAAGGATTTATATGACGAGGCACTTTCAGAGTTACAAACGGCATTAACTATCAATCCTGATCTTATCGATGTCTATCAGGAAATGTATCTGATTTATAGAAAGAAGGGTATGGAAGATGAGGCTAAAAAGGCATTAGATTCTTATGAAAAGCTGAAAAAGTAA
- a CDS encoding tetratricopeptide repeat protein: MRKYLSLFLSIFILIGMLHAQAIFAAPEDEANKYYLDAYNMYKLGKMDESMEMLKKVVTLNPNHAEAHFGMGSIYFRQNMFDNAIKEFTKVTRIKPEYVEAYQRLWLAYKKLGMNDKAEQELLKYKKLIEERMQAMGGGASPQVAKPVTPPPRREEPEDEDEEEERPSPEYKPSETRPPETTTPPRTSVAESRPPEPEAKEERSVVVKPVAPAPQTPQESRPHSVVESRPPIIPQTSPIQIRPAVEPPRLPSETRPATEVDTHTDHTSPYIKVKKHTFSFKSLLNPFKKMSSTLFKSPFKKSTEKVEKPYVGKLVKGFVYYIVGVQIWLCVIATLCIYFRKAKKG; this comes from the coding sequence ATGAGAAAATATTTATCATTATTTTTATCTATCTTTATCCTTATAGGCATGCTTCACGCACAGGCTATATTTGCTGCTCCAGAGGATGAGGCCAATAAGTATTACCTGGATGCGTACAATATGTATAAACTGGGCAAAATGGATGAATCCATGGAAATGCTAAAGAAAGTCGTTACGCTTAATCCAAACCATGCTGAAGCACATTTTGGTATGGGAAGTATCTATTTCCGGCAAAATATGTTCGATAACGCTATTAAGGAATTTACCAAAGTTACCCGCATTAAGCCAGAATATGTCGAAGCTTATCAGAGACTTTGGCTGGCATATAAAAAACTGGGTATGAATGACAAGGCGGAGCAGGAACTTCTCAAATACAAAAAATTGATTGAGGAGCGTATGCAGGCTATGGGAGGCGGCGCATCACCTCAGGTTGCAAAACCGGTTACTCCACCGCCTAGAAGAGAAGAACCTGAGGATGAGGATGAGGAAGAAGAAAGACCCAGTCCGGAATATAAACCTTCGGAAACAAGACCTCCTGAAACAACTACCCCACCAAGAACAAGCGTTGCAGAATCAAGGCCACCAGAGCCAGAAGCCAAAGAAGAAAGGTCTGTAGTGGTAAAGCCTGTGGCTCCCGCACCACAAACACCGCAGGAATCGAGACCTCATTCCGTTGTTGAATCAAGACCCCCAATAATACCGCAAACAAGCCCAATACAGATAAGGCCAGCGGTAGAGCCGCCCAGGCTACCTTCAGAAACGAGACCTGCAACGGAAGTTGATACCCATACCGATCATACATCTCCCTATATAAAGGTTAAAAAGCATACATTTTCCTTTAAAAGTCTTCTGAATCCATTTAAAAAGATGAGCTCAACCTTATTTAAAAGTCCTTTTAAAAAGAGTACTGAGAAAGTGGAAAAACCGTATGTTGGCAAGCTTGTAAAAGGGTTTGTTTATTACATTGTGGGTGTACAGATCTGGCTCTGCGTCATTGCGACTTTGTGCATATACTTCCGTAAAGCTAAAAAAGGATAA
- a CDS encoding FAD:protein FMN transferase, with the protein MLDQSMKLIDKRIKPSVFIFLLLLLPIVSLFFDVQKVHASTESEESFQLQTYLTEEQALALVFSECDEIVTDEFIMTPEEKRGLEKQLARRLYEGGFKVYIGKSKGVIQGYAIITEEVGKFHPFTFIVGVKPNGKINNVAVLVYRESRGGDVARKRFLYQFIGKSIKNPIRLNKDIINITGATMSVQCMCAGVRKVLVVIHEYYLNGKRDVSHIRPKNIGVVTSEKERSSEESSRSQHAKKKRNANEKKRQGLEKSTLAHDDGKDVSSERKLLKQTRMIMGTFAEISVYSNDEKIAGKAIDAALDEMERMDRIMSNYKDDSELSLLNKKAAKSSVPCDKELLDVIKISQYYSELSEGAFDITVSPIVALWGFFDEKGHIPSDKEIEDILPAVSYKNIVIDDKRAGSQDLCTISYKNDQTQIDLGGIGKGYAVDKAMEIMKKFDIDNACVNLGGNISVLGAPPGKNVWKVGVQHPRDSNEILGYLELKNEATATSGDYERFFEIQGKRYSHIIDPRTGKPVSGVLATTIVAPKGTEVDALSTSVFVLGPEKGLKLISKIPGAGALIMYEGKDGKIMVDMTMGFKEKFRKIKSEGEGNVRWHVVASGQ; encoded by the coding sequence ATGTTAGATCAATCAATGAAACTCATAGATAAGAGAATAAAACCTTCTGTTTTTATATTTCTATTGTTATTATTACCAATCGTCTCTCTGTTTTTTGATGTTCAGAAAGTACATGCAAGCACAGAGTCTGAAGAGAGTTTTCAACTTCAGACGTATCTTACAGAAGAACAGGCGCTTGCCCTTGTTTTTTCTGAGTGTGATGAGATTGTAACTGATGAATTTATCATGACACCTGAAGAAAAACGCGGTCTTGAAAAACAACTTGCAAGAAGGCTTTATGAAGGTGGATTTAAAGTTTATATTGGTAAGAGTAAAGGTGTTATCCAGGGATATGCAATTATTACCGAAGAGGTTGGGAAATTTCATCCTTTTACCTTTATTGTCGGTGTAAAACCAAATGGGAAGATTAATAATGTAGCCGTTCTTGTTTACCGTGAGAGCCGTGGTGGAGATGTTGCCAGAAAACGGTTCCTTTATCAATTTATTGGAAAATCAATCAAGAATCCGATCCGGTTAAATAAGGATATCATCAATATTACTGGCGCTACCATGTCTGTGCAGTGTATGTGTGCAGGTGTAAGAAAGGTACTCGTTGTCATTCATGAATATTATCTCAATGGTAAAAGAGATGTGAGTCATATAAGGCCTAAAAATATTGGTGTGGTAACATCAGAAAAAGAGAGATCCTCTGAAGAATCAAGCAGATCACAACATGCAAAGAAGAAAAGAAATGCCAATGAGAAGAAGAGACAAGGTCTTGAAAAAAGTACACTAGCTCATGATGATGGAAAAGATGTATCTTCCGAGAGGAAACTCCTGAAACAGACCCGTATGATTATGGGTACTTTTGCAGAGATATCTGTTTATTCCAACGATGAAAAAATTGCCGGCAAGGCAATTGATGCTGCTCTAGATGAGATGGAACGTATGGATCGCATTATGAGCAATTACAAAGATGATAGTGAGCTTTCCCTGCTCAATAAAAAGGCAGCAAAATCATCTGTACCCTGCGATAAAGAACTTCTCGATGTGATTAAGATATCGCAATACTATAGTGAACTGAGTGAAGGTGCTTTTGACATTACTGTTTCTCCGATTGTTGCTCTTTGGGGATTTTTTGATGAAAAGGGGCACATCCCATCGGATAAAGAGATAGAAGATATTTTACCTGCCGTATCTTATAAGAATATTGTAATAGATGATAAAAGGGCGGGATCACAAGATCTATGCACCATATCCTATAAAAATGATCAGACTCAAATTGATCTGGGCGGTATCGGGAAGGGATATGCTGTAGACAAGGCAATGGAAATTATGAAAAAATTTGATATTGATAATGCCTGTGTTAATCTTGGCGGAAATATTTCTGTACTTGGTGCCCCGCCCGGTAAAAATGTATGGAAGGTCGGTGTGCAGCATCCACGGGATAGTAATGAAATTCTCGGCTATCTGGAACTCAAAAATGAGGCCACTGCAACATCCGGAGATTATGAACGGTTCTTTGAGATACAGGGAAAACGATATTCACATATCATAGATCCGAGGACGGGAAAACCGGTAAGCGGTGTGCTGGCAACGACAATTGTTGCTCCTAAGGGCACAGAGGTTGATGCGTTATCCACCAGTGTATTTGTTTTAGGGCCTGAAAAAGGTTTAAAATTGATTAGTAAAATTCCCGGCGCCGGTGCCTTAATTATGTATGAGGGGAAGGATGGGAAAATTATGGTAGATATGACGATGGGTTTTAAAGAGAAATTCAGGAAAATTAAGAGCGAAGGAGAAGGGAATGTTAGGTGGCATGTGGTCGCTTCCGGTCAGTAA
- the bamC gene encoding outer membrane protein assembly factor BamC → MSAISHYFDKDVNTVWDAAMQVIEGIRVKTVDKEKGIIKTQWVKGWSRRRTTGVLLEGQWQERYRLTIKVSGEQNKTYVSVNTQIEEKPPGGSGAYRWSRIPSDGVIEQEFLKKLENILANQ, encoded by the coding sequence ATGTCCGCAATCTCACACTATTTTGATAAGGATGTAAATACCGTATGGGATGCGGCAATGCAGGTGATTGAGGGTATTCGTGTTAAAACCGTAGACAAAGAAAAGGGTATTATAAAAACTCAATGGGTGAAGGGATGGTCAAGAAGAAGAACTACCGGGGTACTCCTGGAAGGACAATGGCAAGAACGCTATCGCCTGACTATAAAAGTAAGTGGCGAACAAAATAAGACATATGTTTCCGTAAATACTCAGATTGAAGAGAAACCACCGGGTGGCAGTGGTGCATATCGATGGAGCCGCATTCCATCTGATGGTGTCATTGAACAAGAATTCTTGAAGAAACTGGAAAATATTCTTGCTAACCAGTAA
- a CDS encoding type II secretion system F family protein encodes MLVKSGNLIEVLTRLENYLDTVLKRRSKLISAAIYPSIVIIMTFGIIALLNLFIIPKFKKSYQTLHMELPKITTTVLSTSTWLSVHWYVLIFTPLAIFILIKVLRMTKYGRYGTDHLMLTLPLIGHIIRKSSLSLFYRTNATLLKSGIMILESLKVAGSVVRNVVISREVELITKGVYEGKAMNDMMKRSRLFDVFAIHMVEVGETSGMFGEMLEETSNVYDQELDILYKRLESMLEPFIIILLASIVGTVIIALYMPMVKLTQTLGNMR; translated from the coding sequence ATGCTGGTGAAAAGCGGAAACCTGATTGAAGTGCTGACACGGTTGGAAAACTATCTTGATACGGTTTTGAAAAGGAGATCGAAACTCATTTCTGCTGCCATCTATCCCAGTATTGTTATTATTATGACCTTTGGGATTATAGCGCTTTTAAACCTGTTTATTATTCCTAAATTTAAAAAGTCATACCAGACATTGCACATGGAATTACCAAAAATAACAACCACGGTGCTTTCTACAAGCACGTGGTTGAGTGTACACTGGTATGTACTTATCTTTACTCCCCTGGCAATCTTTATTTTAATTAAGGTCTTACGGATGACGAAATATGGAAGATATGGAACGGATCATCTGATGCTCACTCTTCCACTCATAGGCCATATTATTCGAAAATCAAGCCTATCTCTGTTTTACCGGACCAATGCAACACTTCTGAAAAGTGGTATTATGATCTTGGAATCGCTTAAGGTGGCCGGTTCTGTTGTCAGAAATGTTGTTATCAGCCGTGAGGTTGAGTTAATCACGAAAGGGGTTTATGAAGGAAAGGCGATGAATGATATGATGAAACGCAGCCGGTTATTCGATGTCTTTGCGATCCATATGGTTGAGGTTGGAGAAACATCCGGTATGTTTGGTGAGATGTTGGAAGAAACATCAAACGTTTATGATCAGGAACTGGATATATTGTATAAACGTCTGGAAAGTATGCTAGAGCCCTTTATCATAATTCTCCTTGCCAGTATCGTGGGAACTGTGATCATCGCTCTTTATATGCCTATGGTTAAATTAACACAAACGCTTGGAAATATGAGATAA
- a CDS encoding type II secretion system F family protein, whose protein sequence is MPLFDVKVINSHGELVVKRIRARDAEEAVNKLKRSGFLPVSLLSADLTQEPHSTNAKGEKHFKRWELSSLLSFFQGVKKKDIVEFTRKLRIFLQAGIPLYQSLTILQAQTKKKRLVKFVKNLADNVEAGKDIAETLAQYPKYFNKLYLGLIHAGEKRKPD, encoded by the coding sequence ATGCCACTTTTTGATGTTAAGGTTATAAATTCCCACGGTGAGCTTGTAGTAAAACGTATCAGGGCGCGGGATGCCGAAGAGGCAGTAAACAAGCTCAAGAGAAGTGGTTTTCTCCCTGTTTCCCTGCTGTCTGCAGATCTTACCCAGGAACCTCATTCCACCAATGCAAAAGGGGAAAAGCATTTTAAGAGATGGGAACTCTCTTCACTTCTCTCGTTTTTTCAGGGTGTAAAGAAAAAAGATATTGTAGAGTTTACCCGAAAACTTCGCATATTTCTCCAGGCAGGTATTCCCCTGTATCAATCCCTTACGATATTGCAAGCACAGACAAAAAAGAAGCGCCTGGTAAAGTTCGTCAAAAATCTGGCCGATAATGTTGAAGCAGGGAAGGACATTGCGGAAACACTTGCCCAGTATCCGAAATATTTTAATAAACTCTACCTTGGTTTAATTCATGCTGGTGAAAAGCGGAAACCTGATTGA